The sequence below is a genomic window from Brooklawnia cerclae.
TCGACGTTGCTGCGGCGCAACGGGACCGCGACGCCTGTGTGGCTGATGAACTTCTCCATGTCAACTGCCTCTCAGAGGTCGGACGGCGCCGCCAGGCGCCCGATGACGGCGGTCGCCGCGGCAACTGCCGGACTGACCAGATGGGTGCGGCCACCCTTGCCCTGGCGGCCCTCGAAGTTGCGGTTGCTGGTGGACGCGCTCCGCTCGCCAGGGGTCAGCTGGTCGGCGTTCATGCCCAGGCACATGGAACAGCCCGCGGCCCGCCATTCCGCGCCGGCCGCCACGAAGACCTCGTCCAGCCCCTCGGCCATCGCCTGCTCACGCACGCGCGCCGAGCCCGGGACGACCAGCATGCGCACGCCATCGGCCACCTGGCGTCCCTTGATCACACCGGCGGCGAGCCGAAGGTCCTCGATCCGGCCGTTGGTGCAGCTTCCGAGGAAGACCGTGTCGATCGGGATGCTGCGCATCGGGGTACCCGCCGTGAGCCCCATGTAGTCGAGTGCCCGCTGAGCGGTGGTCCGGGCGACATCGTCGCCGTACTCGGTCGGGTCGGGAACCACCGCGCTGAGCGGAACTCCCTGCCCGGGATTGGTTCCCCAGGTGACGAAGGGTGTCAGGCCGGACACGTCGAGATCGACCTCGGCGTCGAACACAGCATCGGGATCGGTGTGCAGCGTCCGCCAGTAGGTCAGGGCCGCGTCCCAGTCAGCCCCCTGCGGCGCGTTCGGACGACCCTGCAGGTAGTCGAAAGTGTTCTGATCGGGGGCGACCATGCCCGCACGCGCGCCCCATTCGATCGACATGTTGCAGATCGTCATCCGGCCTTCCATCGACATGTTCTCGATGGTGTCGCCGCGGTACTCGACCATGTATCCCTGGCCGCCGCCGGTGCCGACCTTGGCGATCAGCGCGAGGACGACGTCCTTGGGCGTCACGCCCTCGGCGAGGCTGCCCGTGATGTTGACGGCCATGGTCTTCGGTCGCGACTGGGGCAGGGTCTGGGTGGCCAGCACGTGCTCCACCTGCGAGGTGCCGATTCCGAAGGCCAGTGCGCCGAAAGCGCCGTGCGTCGAGGTGTGTGAATCCCCGCACACGATCGTCATGCCCGGCTGGGTGAGCCCCAGCTGCGGGCCGATGATGTGGACGACGCCCTGGTCGCGGTCGCCGAGCGAATGGATCGGCACACCGAAGTCGGCGGCGTTCTTCCGCAGCGTCTCGATCTGCGTCCGGCTGACGGGGTCGGCGATCGGCTGGTCGATGTTGAGGGTCGGGGTGTTGTGATCCTCCGTGGCCAACGTCAGGTCGGGACGTCGCACATCTCGCCCGGCGAGCCGCAGGCCCTCGAACGCCTGCGGGCTCGTGACTTCGTGACACAGATGCAGATCGATGTAGAGGAGATCCGGCTCGCCCTCGGCACTGCGGACGACGTGATCATCCCAGAGCTTCTCACTCAAGGTCTTACCCATGAGTGCCATGGTGCCATTGCTGCCCACTCTTTGAGATGATAATCTCACGTTATGGACGAATCCTCTGGCGTGGGCGTGCTTGACAAGGCCGCGATGGTGCTGGCGGCACTCGAGTCGGGACCCATGACACTCGCCGGGCTGGTCCAGTCGACCGGGCTCGCCCGGCCGACCGCGCACCGCCTCGCGGTAGCCCTCGAACATCATCGGCTGGTCGGCCGCGATCTGCAAGGCCGTTTCATCCTCGGCCCCAGACTGGCCGAGCTGGCCGCCGCCGCGGGCGAAGACCGGTTGCTGGTGACCGCCGGCCCCATCCTCTCCCGGCTCCGTGACATCACCGGCGAATCGGCCCAACTCTTCCGGCGACAGGGGGACGCCCGGGTCTGCGTCGCGGCGGCCGAGCGTCCCAGCGGACTGCGCGACTCGATTCTCGTGGGCAGCCAACTGTCGATGAGTGCCGGTTCGGCCGCCCAGGTGCTACTCGCCTGGGAGGAACCGGAGCGCATCCAGCGCGGGCTGGCACATGCCAACTTCTCCGCCGTCGCGCTCACGGCCGTGCGCCGCAGGGGCTGGGCGCAGTCGGTGGCCGAACGCGAACCCGGTGTGGCCTCGGTGAGCGCTCCCGTGCGCTCCCCCGGCGGCAAGGTGATCGCCGCGGTCTCCGTGTCGGGGCCGATCGAACGCCTCACCCGCCAGCCCGGCCGCCTGCACGCCGCCGCGGTGATGGCCGCAGCCGAGCGCCTCAGCGAGGTACTGCGCCGAACCGGTGCCGACGAGTAGACCT
It includes:
- the leuC gene encoding 3-isopropylmalate dehydratase large subunit is translated as MGKTLSEKLWDDHVVRSAEGEPDLLYIDLHLCHEVTSPQAFEGLRLAGRDVRRPDLTLATEDHNTPTLNIDQPIADPVSRTQIETLRKNAADFGVPIHSLGDRDQGVVHIIGPQLGLTQPGMTIVCGDSHTSTHGAFGALAFGIGTSQVEHVLATQTLPQSRPKTMAVNITGSLAEGVTPKDVVLALIAKVGTGGGQGYMVEYRGDTIENMSMEGRMTICNMSIEWGARAGMVAPDQNTFDYLQGRPNAPQGADWDAALTYWRTLHTDPDAVFDAEVDLDVSGLTPFVTWGTNPGQGVPLSAVVPDPTEYGDDVARTTAQRALDYMGLTAGTPMRSIPIDTVFLGSCTNGRIEDLRLAAGVIKGRQVADGVRMLVVPGSARVREQAMAEGLDEVFVAAGAEWRAAGCSMCLGMNADQLTPGERSASTSNRNFEGRQGKGGRTHLVSPAVAAATAVIGRLAAPSDL
- a CDS encoding IclR family transcriptional regulator — translated: MDESSGVGVLDKAAMVLAALESGPMTLAGLVQSTGLARPTAHRLAVALEHHRLVGRDLQGRFILGPRLAELAAAAGEDRLLVTAGPILSRLRDITGESAQLFRRQGDARVCVAAAERPSGLRDSILVGSQLSMSAGSAAQVLLAWEEPERIQRGLAHANFSAVALTAVRRRGWAQSVAEREPGVASVSAPVRSPGGKVIAAVSVSGPIERLTRQPGRLHAAAVMAAAERLSEVLRRTGADE